TGCAGCAGGCGCTGCGGCATCTGCAGACCGCGTTCACCAACTTCTGGGCGAAACGGGCCCGGTATCCGTCGTTCAAGTCGAGGAAACGGTCGCGGCGGTCTGCGGAGTACACCGCCAGCGCGTTCCGGTGGCGCGACGGCCGCCTCACCCTGGCGAAGATGACCGCACCGTTGGACATCGTGTGGTCGCGTCCGTTGCCGGAGGGTGCGGTGCCGTCGACGGTGACCGTGTCGCAGGACCCGGCGGGCCGCTGGTACGTCTCCCTGCTCTGCGACGACCGGATCGAGCAGGTGTCGGCCTCCACTGCCGTGGTGGGGGTCGACGCCGGTCTCGACAGCCTGTTCACCCTGTCGACCGGGGAGAAGATCGCCAACCCGAGGCACGAACGCCGCGACCGCCAGCGGCTGGCCCGCGCCCAACGCAACCTCGCCCGTAAGGCCAAAGGCTCGGCGAACCGGGCCAAGGCCCGGCTGGCGGTGGCCCGGGTGCATGCCCGGATCGCCGACCGCCGCCGCGACCACCTGCACAAGCTGACCACTCGGCTCGTTCGTGACACCCAAACGATCGTGATCGAGGACCTGGCCGTCCGTAACATGGTGGCCAACCACTCGCTGGCCCGCGCCATCTCCGACGCGGGTTGGCGGCAGTTCCGGACCATGCTGGCCTACAAGGCCGACTGGTACGGCCGGGACCTGGTGGTCGTGGACCGCTGGTTCCCGTCGACCCGACTGTGCTCGGCCTGTGGCGCCCTCGCGCAACACCTGCCGTTGGCGGTCCGGTCGTGGACGTGCCGGTGCGGGCGGACCCACGACCGGGACGTGAACGCGGCCCGCAACCTTCTCGCGGAGGGGCTCTCCGTGATTGCCTGTGGAGGCGGTGTAAGACCTCACCGGGAGTTCTCCTCTCGGACGGGGCGGTCGTCGGTGAAGCAGGAACCCCTGGGGCGACCCAGGGAATCCCCGTCGGTTAGGGCGGGGAGGATTGTCAAGACCCGACGGTAACCACAGCCGGCCAGGTTCCGCTCGGGCGCAGGAACGATCCGTCCCTCGTACCTGGGGCACGAGGGACGACGGCAGGAGGCACGACGCGCGAAGGCACGACACACTAGAGCAGGACGCGCCCGACACGTACCTGACGCCGCGTGCCTAGAGTCGCAGGCTCTCCGGCGCGTGCAGCCGCAGCATGGTGGCGTTGAGCTGGTTCGGCAGCCGTCGGCGGGTCACCGCCGAGACCAGCACCATCACCGCGAACGCCAACGGTACGGTCCACGCCGCCGGTTGCGCGACCAGCGCAGCCGGCCAGCCGGTCAACGGCGGACCGAGTACGGTGCACAGCACCGCGCCGACCGCCGCACCGCCACCGACGACGATCCCGGCCGCCGCGCCGGCGTCGGTCAGACCCCGCCACCAGATGCCGAGCACAAGCAACGGGCAGAAGCTCGACGCCGCCACCGCGAACGCCAGCCCGACGACCTGCGAGACGTCCAGGCCGGAGACGTTCAACGCGAGCACCATCGGCACCAGGCCGGCGACCAGCGCGGCCAACCGGAAACCCGACACGGAGCCGCTTTTCAGCACGTCGGTCGAGACCGCCCCGGCGACGCTGGTCAGCAACCCGGAGGAGGTGGAGAGAAACGCGGCGAACGCCCCGGCGGCGACCAGCG
The sequence above is a segment of the Solwaraspora sp. WMMD406 genome. Coding sequences within it:
- a CDS encoding transposase, yielding MSRTVKRAFKYRFHPTPEQAAELARTFGCVRLVYNKALAARTEAWTQRQERVTYNATSAMLTGWKKTDELAFLNDVSCVPLQQALRHLQTAFTNFWAKRARYPSFKSRKRSRRSAEYTASAFRWRDGRLTLAKMTAPLDIVWSRPLPEGAVPSTVTVSQDPAGRWYVSLLCDDRIEQVSASTAVVGVDAGLDSLFTLSTGEKIANPRHERRDRQRLARAQRNLARKAKGSANRAKARLAVARVHARIADRRRDHLHKLTTRLVRDTQTIVIEDLAVRNMVANHSLARAISDAGWRQFRTMLAYKADWYGRDLVVVDRWFPSTRLCSACGALAQHLPLAVRSWTCRCGRTHDRDVNAARNLLAEGLSVIACGGGVRPHREFSSRTGRSSVKQEPLGRPRESPSVRAGRIVKTRR